Proteins encoded by one window of Flavobacterium sp. N502540:
- a CDS encoding DUF47 domain-containing protein, translating to MSINSIFQFLVPKDKKFFPLFEEASSNLIELASNLHEAVNLPLKEREVLFQKIDELEQKGEDITRQTNLELSRNFITPFDREDIHTLITSIDNVADYLHGAASRMKLYQVDKITKSIRKMTEINLEACQNIDSAVKELSNLKNMNIIKEACARINKLENKSDNVYNKAVFEIFENETDAKNIIKYKEVLSVLESATDKCKSVANILESISVKHS from the coding sequence ATGTCAATAAACAGTATTTTCCAATTTTTAGTGCCGAAAGACAAGAAATTCTTTCCACTTTTTGAAGAGGCTTCAAGCAATTTAATTGAGTTAGCTTCTAATTTACACGAAGCTGTAAACCTTCCATTGAAAGAAAGAGAAGTTCTTTTTCAAAAAATAGATGAATTAGAGCAAAAAGGAGAAGACATTACACGTCAAACCAATCTTGAATTGAGTAGAAATTTTATTACTCCATTTGACAGAGAGGATATTCATACATTGATTACTTCAATTGATAACGTTGCCGATTACCTTCATGGTGCGGCAAGCAGAATGAAATTATATCAGGTAGATAAGATTACAAAGTCAATCAGAAAGATGACTGAAATTAACCTTGAAGCTTGTCAGAACATCGATAGTGCTGTAAAAGAGTTAAGTAACTTAAAAAACATGAACATTATCAAAGAAGCTTGTGCCAGAATTAATAAACTGGAGAACAAGTCGGATAACGTTTATAACAAAGCAGTTTTTGAAATTTTTGAAAACGAAACAGACGCAAAGAATATTATTAAGTATAAAGAGGTGTTATCTGTTTTAGAATCAGCAACAGACAAATGTAAGAGTGTTGCGAACATACTGGAATCTATTTCTGTAAAACATTCTTAA
- the thrC gene encoding threonine synthase produces the protein MKYYSLNHNTPKVSFQEAVIQGLASDKGLYFPENITPLDSSFFDEIENLSHEHIAFEAIKQFVGDEIPTDKLKEIIADTLCFDFPVVKVENGIYSLELFHGPTMAFKDVGARFMSRCLGYFNRDNKEAKNTVLVATSGDTGGAVASGFLGVDGVDVVILYPSGKVSDIQEKQLTTLGQNIKALEVDGVFDDCQDMVKKAFLDETLAHRNLTSANSINIARWLPQMFYFFFAYKALKSQNKPLVFSCPSGNFGNICAGIMAKKLGLPIEHFVASTNVNDTVPRFLENGTYDPKPSKATISNAMDVGNPSNFIRIQELYNNDLKAFEKDFSSYSYTDEETLVALKNIYNTNGYIAEPHGAVGYLGLKKELEKHPNTIGIFLETAHPIKFLDVVEPALGITLPIPAQIESVINGEKVSVKISSYDELKVFLG, from the coding sequence ATGAAATACTACAGTTTAAACCATAATACCCCAAAGGTTTCGTTTCAGGAAGCCGTAATACAAGGACTCGCGAGTGATAAAGGATTATATTTCCCGGAAAACATCACTCCTTTAGACTCCTCTTTTTTTGATGAAATTGAAAATTTAAGCCACGAACACATTGCTTTTGAAGCGATCAAACAATTCGTTGGCGATGAAATACCAACCGACAAATTAAAAGAAATCATTGCTGATACTTTATGTTTCGATTTTCCGGTGGTGAAAGTCGAAAACGGAATCTACTCCTTAGAATTATTCCACGGCCCAACCATGGCTTTTAAAGACGTTGGCGCACGTTTTATGTCGCGTTGTCTGGGGTATTTTAACAGAGACAATAAAGAAGCTAAAAACACTGTTCTTGTGGCTACTTCCGGAGATACAGGCGGAGCGGTCGCGAGCGGATTTTTAGGCGTTGACGGTGTCGATGTGGTGATTTTATATCCGTCAGGAAAAGTGAGCGACATACAGGAAAAACAATTGACTACTTTAGGACAAAACATTAAAGCGCTAGAAGTCGACGGTGTTTTTGACGATTGCCAGGATATGGTGAAAAAGGCATTTTTAGATGAAACTTTAGCACACAGAAATCTGACTTCAGCCAATTCGATTAATATTGCGCGCTGGTTGCCACAAATGTTTTATTTTTTCTTTGCTTACAAAGCCTTGAAAAGCCAAAACAAACCTTTAGTTTTCTCTTGCCCAAGCGGAAACTTCGGGAATATCTGTGCCGGAATTATGGCAAAGAAATTAGGTTTACCTATTGAACATTTCGTAGCCTCCACCAACGTAAACGATACGGTACCAAGATTTTTAGAAAACGGAACATACGACCCAAAACCTTCTAAAGCAACAATCTCTAACGCCATGGACGTTGGAAACCCAAGTAACTTTATCCGAATTCAGGAATTGTACAACAATGACTTAAAAGCGTTCGAAAAAGACTTCTCTTCTTATAGTTATACCGATGAAGAAACACTTGTTGCTCTAAAAAATATTTATAACACAAACGGTTACATCGCAGAACCACACGGTGCTGTCGGTTATCTAGGTTTGAAGAAAGAATTGGAGAAACACCCTAACACCATTGGTATTTTCTTAGAAACTGCTCATCCAATTAAGTTTTTGGATGTGGTTGAACCCGCTTTAGGGATTACACTTCCTATTCCTGCTCAGATTGAGAGTGTAATTAATGGGGAGAAAGTTAGTGTAAAGATTTCTAGTTATGACGAGTTGAAGGTGTTTTTGGGGTAG
- the thrA gene encoding bifunctional aspartate kinase/homoserine dehydrogenase I, whose amino-acid sequence MKVLKFGGTSVANAQNIKLVLEIINQKSKQDQLVVVVSALSKVTDLLQLAAAKAAANDESFREIVAEIEKKHLDTLKELIPVSEQSSLLSHVKRIINHLETLLDGCFLLGELSPRTADTILSFGELLSSYIIAQAYQQINKNAVYKDSRELIKTNNNFGKAVVNFEVSNQLIREYFAENQSKITILPGFISQTLDGIATTLGRGGSDYTAAIVAGALEAEQLEIWTDVNGMFTANPKIVKQAHPIATISYQEAMELSHFGAKVLYPPTIQPVLRKNIPILIKNTFEPEAEGTLISDQVLSKDTVVKGISHIDNISLVTLEGPGMIGVSGSSKRLFEVLSQEKINVIFITQASSEHSICIGILNSDAENAEAAINRAFEVEISQNKIDPCIVEKDLCIIALVGENMKNHQGLSGRMFSTLGKNNVNIRAIAQGASERNISTVINERDVKKALNTLHENFFEENTKQLNLFVMGVGNVGEKFIEQIHNQRKFLKDNLKINVRVIALSNSRKMLFDEDGISLKDWQSALDQGENANKEAFIARAKELNLRNSIFVDITANASVSETYENFLKQSVAVVTCNKIACSSAYDNYKKLKNLSRQYNAPFLFETNVGAGLPIIDTVKNLIASGDKVHKIQAVLSGSLNFIFNNFDKDNSFHDVVKEAGVQGFTEPDPKIDLSGIDVARKILILIRESGYEMDIDAIANESFLPAECLATTNNEDFFASLTQHAPHFSKIYDEAVNKDSRLKYVAQFENGKANVGLQFIPKEHPFYNLEGKDNIVLFYTDRYVDQPLLIKGAGAGAAVTASGIFADVIRIGNI is encoded by the coding sequence ATGAAAGTATTAAAATTTGGCGGAACTTCGGTTGCCAATGCACAAAATATAAAACTAGTTCTCGAAATCATAAATCAAAAATCGAAGCAGGACCAATTGGTTGTCGTAGTATCAGCCTTAAGCAAAGTCACTGATTTACTGCAATTGGCAGCAGCAAAGGCCGCCGCAAATGACGAAAGCTTCAGAGAAATTGTTGCCGAAATCGAGAAAAAACACCTTGACACTTTAAAAGAATTGATTCCGGTTAGCGAACAAAGCAGTTTGCTGAGCCATGTAAAAAGAATCATCAATCATTTAGAAACTTTGTTAGACGGCTGTTTCTTACTGGGTGAATTATCTCCCAGAACTGCCGATACTATTTTAAGTTTTGGAGAGCTGCTTTCGTCTTACATCATTGCACAGGCATATCAGCAAATCAATAAAAATGCGGTTTACAAAGACAGCCGCGAACTGATTAAAACCAATAATAATTTTGGAAAAGCGGTTGTAAATTTTGAAGTTTCCAACCAGCTGATCAGAGAATATTTTGCCGAAAATCAGTCTAAAATTACTATTCTTCCGGGATTTATTTCTCAGACTCTTGACGGAATCGCTACTACCTTAGGCCGTGGAGGTTCTGATTATACCGCTGCCATAGTTGCCGGAGCACTTGAAGCAGAACAATTAGAAATCTGGACTGACGTGAACGGAATGTTCACCGCCAATCCTAAAATCGTGAAGCAGGCCCACCCTATTGCTACGATTTCTTATCAGGAAGCTATGGAATTATCGCATTTTGGTGCCAAAGTGCTGTATCCGCCAACGATTCAGCCTGTCTTAAGAAAAAACATTCCAATTTTAATCAAAAATACATTTGAACCGGAAGCTGAAGGAACCTTAATTTCAGATCAGGTTTTATCAAAAGATACTGTTGTAAAAGGAATCAGTCATATCGATAATATTTCACTGGTAACACTTGAAGGTCCCGGAATGATTGGAGTTTCAGGTTCATCGAAACGTTTGTTTGAAGTACTGTCTCAGGAAAAAATCAACGTTATTTTTATCACTCAGGCTTCTTCTGAGCATTCGATCTGTATCGGAATTCTGAATTCGGACGCCGAAAATGCCGAGGCTGCCATCAACAGAGCCTTTGAAGTAGAGATTTCGCAAAACAAAATCGATCCTTGCATTGTCGAAAAAGACCTGTGCATTATCGCTTTGGTAGGTGAAAATATGAAGAACCATCAGGGTTTAAGCGGTAGAATGTTTAGTACTTTAGGAAAAAACAATGTCAACATACGCGCCATTGCGCAAGGAGCTTCTGAGCGTAATATCTCGACCGTAATTAACGAAAGAGACGTTAAAAAAGCATTGAATACGTTGCACGAAAACTTCTTTGAAGAAAACACCAAACAGCTCAATTTATTTGTAATGGGTGTTGGAAACGTAGGTGAAAAATTCATCGAGCAAATTCACAATCAAAGGAAGTTTCTAAAAGACAACCTGAAAATAAATGTTCGTGTGATCGCTTTGTCTAATTCCCGAAAAATGCTTTTTGACGAGGACGGAATTTCGCTAAAAGACTGGCAATCGGCTTTAGATCAAGGTGAAAATGCCAATAAAGAAGCTTTCATCGCCCGTGCGAAGGAATTAAACTTGCGTAACAGCATCTTTGTTGATATTACTGCAAATGCAAGCGTGTCTGAAACCTACGAAAATTTCTTAAAACAGAGTGTCGCCGTGGTGACCTGTAACAAAATTGCCTGTTCGTCTGCCTATGACAATTATAAAAAATTAAAGAATTTATCTCGTCAATACAATGCTCCGTTTTTATTTGAAACCAATGTTGGAGCGGGATTGCCGATTATTGATACCGTAAAAAACTTGATTGCCTCAGGTGATAAAGTGCATAAAATTCAGGCGGTTTTATCGGGAAGTCTGAACTTTATATTCAACAATTTCGATAAAGACAATTCTTTTCATGATGTGGTAAAAGAAGCCGGAGTACAAGGTTTCACAGAGCCGGATCCGAAAATTGACTTAAGCGGAATCGACGTAGCCCGTAAAATCCTGATCCTGATTCGCGAAAGCGGTTATGAAATGGATATTGACGCAATTGCCAACGAATCGTTCCTGCCAGCCGAATGTCTTGCCACAACAAACAACGAAGATTTCTTTGCTTCTTTAACGCAACATGCTCCTCATTTTTCAAAAATCTATGACGAAGCAGTAAACAAAGATTCCAGATTAAAATATGTAGCACAATTCGAAAACGGAAAAGCAAACGTTGGTCTGCAATTCATCCCGAAAGAGCATCCTTTTTACAACCTGGAAGGAAAAGACAACATTGTACTTTTCTACACCGATCGTTACGTAGATCAGCCACTATTGATCAAAGGTGCCGGAGCGGGTGCAGCAGTTACCGCATCGGGAATTTTTGCGGATGTAATTAGAATTGGAAACATTTAA
- a CDS encoding SMI1/KNR4 family protein, with the protein MIDHKILSQIDRVKKKLVLAKSADKDLKVFGADSHKYIVKETVNKDEILAFEKEYDVQLPEDYKAFLIHIGNGGISYENSAAGPGYGIFPFGENVDEFVSENAKKYLKEDCKLDLMMSDSFWEDLNRVIEENDEISNEDFYAELGKIFSGLLPIGTQGCTYYYALVLNGEWKGRVVNVDIDRQKPFFVFESNFLDWYERWLDEIIPENSMANEPDLFRYTLGGLSGYILEVYFSTEDQEVKKECLSGVLKKNTVSSEILTVLEEQYKVSSGEIRETILQVLTKFDYERSKPYLLDFAKENLQAVFQFVFWYAKDKSADWLEFIKANADTIKDEETFRFCTYLLKETKLDYGAIIIPFASNESEEVKVSAYYSLGQLKNKSKYLDVFIAGLNDSSNRVIHTVLQALDGVEDRKLLKHYKAIAEKFPKEKDYILANLNHRLKVYGLNNKSIIKANVDF; encoded by the coding sequence ATGATCGATCATAAAATTTTAAGCCAGATAGACAGAGTTAAGAAGAAGTTAGTCCTTGCAAAAAGTGCAGATAAGGATTTGAAAGTGTTTGGTGCAGACAGTCATAAATATATTGTAAAAGAAACGGTAAATAAAGATGAAATCTTAGCTTTTGAGAAGGAGTATGATGTACAGCTGCCGGAGGATTATAAAGCATTTTTAATACACATTGGCAACGGAGGAATCTCATATGAGAATTCCGCTGCAGGACCTGGTTACGGGATATTTCCGTTTGGAGAAAATGTCGATGAATTCGTTTCTGAGAATGCAAAGAAATACCTGAAAGAAGATTGTAAGCTGGATCTAATGATGTCTGACTCATTTTGGGAGGATTTAAACAGAGTTATAGAAGAAAATGATGAGATTTCGAATGAAGATTTTTATGCTGAATTAGGAAAGATATTTTCAGGATTATTGCCTATCGGTACTCAAGGATGCACTTATTATTATGCTCTTGTTTTAAACGGTGAATGGAAAGGCCGGGTTGTAAATGTTGACATCGACAGACAGAAACCCTTCTTTGTTTTTGAGTCCAATTTTTTAGACTGGTACGAACGTTGGCTAGATGAAATTATACCCGAAAACAGCATGGCAAATGAACCAGATTTGTTCAGGTACACATTAGGAGGATTGTCAGGTTATATTTTAGAAGTATATTTTTCTACAGAGGATCAAGAAGTTAAAAAGGAGTGTTTGAGCGGAGTTTTAAAAAAGAATACTGTAAGTTCTGAAATTCTTACTGTTTTAGAAGAACAGTATAAGGTAAGCTCAGGCGAAATTCGCGAAACAATACTTCAGGTACTTACTAAGTTTGATTATGAACGTTCAAAACCTTATTTACTTGATTTTGCAAAAGAGAATTTACAGGCTGTTTTTCAGTTTGTATTTTGGTACGCAAAAGACAAAAGTGCAGATTGGTTAGAGTTTATAAAAGCAAATGCTGATACGATTAAAGATGAGGAGACCTTTAGATTTTGTACTTATTTGTTAAAAGAAACGAAGTTGGATTATGGTGCTATTATCATTCCGTTTGCGTCTAATGAAAGTGAAGAAGTAAAAGTGAGTGCTTATTATTCACTGGGACAATTGAAGAACAAAAGCAAGTATCTGGATGTTTTTATTGCAGGTCTGAATGACAGCTCAAACCGGGTTATTCATACCGTTTTACAGGCGTTAGATGGGGTGGAAGACCGAAAACTTTTGAAGCATTATAAAGCGATTGCTGAAAAATTTCCAAAAGAAAAAGACTATATTCTAGCAAATCTAAACCATAGATTAAAAGTATATGGTTTAAACAATAAAAGCATTATAAAAGCAAATGTTGATTTTTAA
- a CDS encoding inorganic phosphate transporter: protein MTLLIIIIVLALIFDYINGFHDAANAIATVVATKVLTPFQAVLWAAFFNFLAYWVFGFGVADTVAKTAHTMEINLVVILAGVIAAICWNLLTWWLGIPSSSSHTLIGGFAGAAIAHAIAVHGFSGYVGEDGTTHYWYEIVSWYKAGKDGGMPSGVLIIIAFIVLAPLLGALASYLISIWLLNASRKSIGPKIFTVALMIATIWMVSSLMVPYSEIVEHGKPRFESHFWSVAFDPHNIKWFLVAFIILTVSAFCLIFSSLNLHQADAALKKMQLLSSAAFSLGHGGNDSQKVMGIIAAAVAVYINTNPGVHMDSWLDVVLPNDDLGVKGVMPGWIPLACYSAIAAGTLSGGWKIVKTMGSKITKVSSFEGVAAETAGALTLYFTEHLKIPVSTTHTITGSIIGVGLTKRVSAVRWGVTVSLIWAWILTIPISAILAGLVYFVLSVFI from the coding sequence ATGACGCTACTTATAATTATTATAGTATTAGCTTTAATTTTTGATTACATCAACGGTTTTCATGATGCGGCAAATGCTATAGCGACTGTTGTTGCGACCAAGGTTCTGACGCCTTTTCAGGCCGTTCTTTGGGCAGCATTTTTTAACTTTCTGGCGTATTGGGTTTTTGGATTTGGTGTTGCCGATACGGTTGCTAAAACAGCGCACACCATGGAAATTAACCTTGTTGTAATCCTCGCAGGAGTTATTGCAGCTATTTGTTGGAATTTATTGACTTGGTGGTTAGGAATTCCTTCGAGTTCTTCTCATACGCTGATTGGTGGTTTTGCCGGAGCGGCAATTGCTCATGCGATCGCTGTACATGGATTCTCAGGATATGTTGGTGAAGACGGAACAACTCATTACTGGTACGAAATCGTAAGCTGGTACAAAGCTGGTAAAGACGGAGGGATGCCTTCGGGAGTTCTTATTATTATTGCTTTTATTGTATTAGCACCATTATTAGGAGCATTGGCTTCTTATCTGATCTCTATTTGGTTGTTGAATGCTTCGCGTAAAAGTATTGGGCCAAAAATATTTACTGTAGCCTTGATGATTGCAACAATCTGGATGGTGAGCAGTTTAATGGTTCCGTATTCGGAGATTGTTGAACATGGAAAACCACGTTTTGAATCTCATTTTTGGAGTGTAGCTTTTGATCCGCATAATATTAAATGGTTTTTAGTTGCTTTCATTATTTTGACTGTAAGTGCTTTTTGTTTAATATTCAGTAGTTTAAATCTTCATCAGGCAGATGCAGCTTTGAAAAAAATGCAATTATTGTCTTCTGCAGCCTTTAGTTTAGGTCACGGAGGGAATGATTCTCAAAAAGTAATGGGTATTATTGCAGCTGCGGTAGCGGTTTATATCAATACTAATCCTGGTGTGCATATGGATTCCTGGTTAGATGTTGTTTTGCCAAACGATGATTTAGGTGTAAAAGGAGTAATGCCGGGATGGATTCCTTTGGCTTGTTATTCTGCAATTGCAGCGGGAACTTTAAGTGGTGGATGGAAAATTGTAAAAACAATGGGTTCTAAAATCACAAAAGTAAGCTCATTCGAAGGAGTTGCAGCTGAAACTGCAGGAGCTTTAACGCTTTATTTTACAGAACACTTAAAAATTCCGGTAAGTACTACACACACGATTACAGGTTCTATCATCGGAGTTGGATTAACAAAACGTGTTTCTGCTGTTCGTTGGGGAGTGACCGTAAGTTTAATCTGGGCGTGGATATTAACCATTCCAATTTCAGCAATATTAGCTGGTTTGGTTTACTTCGTACTAAGTGTATTTATTTAG
- a CDS encoding REP-associated tyrosine transposase, translating to MSTKYKATTTDEAYFITITVVGWIDIFTRVNQKIILINALKYCQENKGLEIYAYCIMSSHIHLLCKGTNGFVLSDIIRDFKKFTSKKIIQTIINEPESRREWMLEYFQKECEHLKKVQTYKVWQNGYHAEHVYSNKFIKQKIDYIHNNPVKDKTVSSAEEYYFSSARNYSGLENDLDVVSLYLF from the coding sequence GTGTCTACAAAATACAAAGCAACAACAACTGATGAAGCATATTTTATAACTATAACTGTTGTAGGATGGATAGATATATTTACAAGAGTAAATCAAAAAATTATTTTGATAAATGCTCTAAAATATTGTCAGGAAAATAAAGGTTTAGAAATCTATGCCTATTGTATTATGAGCAGTCATATACATTTGCTTTGTAAAGGAACGAATGGTTTTGTTTTATCTGATATTATTAGAGATTTTAAAAAATTTACATCCAAAAAAATAATACAAACTATAATAAATGAACCCGAAAGCAGAAGAGAATGGATGCTGGAATATTTTCAAAAGGAATGTGAGCATTTAAAAAAGGTTCAGACTTATAAAGTCTGGCAAAATGGCTACCATGCAGAACATGTTTACAGTAATAAATTTATTAAGCAAAAAATAGATTACATCCACAATAATCCTGTAAAAGATAAAACTGTCAGTTCTGCTGAAGAGTATTATTTTAGTTCGGCAAGGAATTATTCAGGTTTAGAAAATGATTTAGATGTTGTTTCGTTATACTTATTTTGA
- the hutH gene encoding histidine ammonia-lyase: MKEIHYISTETLSLEALQEIIVNQKTLELSEEAKVNVQKCRDYLDKKMASHSEPIYGINTGFGSLCNVKISNENLSQLQENLVKSHACGTGEEVPAEIVKLMLLLKIQSLSYGHSGVQLQTLERLVDFYNNDILPVIYTQGSLGASGDLAPLAHLSLPLLGEGEVLFEGKKTAAAEVLKHFNWEPIVLQSKEGLALLNGTQFMSAYGAHILLKAYKYSYLADLIGAISLEGFDGRIEPFNELIHFIRPHKGQIVTAQRLTEFLEGSEIIAQEKKHVQDPYSFRCMPQVHGASKDAIDYVRKVFKTEINSVTDNPNIFIEADQIISGGNFHGQPLALALDFMAIALAELGSISERRTYQLISGLRNLPAFLVDNPGLNSGFMIPQYTAASIASQNKQLATPSSIDSIVSSNGQEDHVSMGANGATKALRVMDNLERILAIELMNASQAIAYREPLKSSDFIETFLSSYREVVPLVKEDRILHYDIKKTVEFLDSFQIENDLLTMA, encoded by the coding sequence ATGAAAGAAATCCATTATATCAGCACAGAAACCTTAAGTTTAGAAGCTTTACAGGAAATTATTGTCAACCAGAAAACGCTTGAATTATCAGAAGAAGCAAAAGTAAACGTTCAAAAATGTCGTGATTATCTCGATAAAAAAATGGCTTCACATTCTGAACCTATTTACGGAATCAACACAGGTTTTGGCTCGCTTTGTAATGTGAAAATTTCGAATGAAAACTTATCTCAGCTTCAGGAGAATCTTGTAAAATCGCATGCTTGCGGAACAGGAGAAGAAGTTCCGGCTGAAATTGTAAAATTGATGCTGTTGCTTAAGATCCAATCTTTGAGTTATGGACATTCAGGAGTTCAATTACAAACGTTAGAGCGTTTAGTGGATTTTTACAATAATGATATTCTTCCGGTGATTTATACTCAGGGATCCTTAGGGGCTTCAGGAGATTTAGCACCTTTGGCACATTTATCGTTACCTTTATTAGGTGAGGGTGAAGTTCTTTTTGAAGGTAAAAAAACTGCCGCAGCCGAAGTTTTAAAACACTTTAACTGGGAGCCAATTGTTTTACAGTCTAAAGAAGGTTTGGCTTTGTTAAACGGAACTCAGTTCATGAGTGCTTACGGAGCACATATTTTATTAAAAGCTTATAAATATTCTTATTTGGCAGATTTGATCGGAGCTATTTCATTAGAAGGTTTTGATGGAAGAATTGAGCCTTTTAACGAATTGATCCATTTTATCCGTCCTCACAAAGGACAGATTGTAACGGCACAGCGCCTTACTGAATTTTTAGAAGGAAGTGAGATTATTGCTCAGGAGAAAAAACACGTACAGGATCCGTATTCTTTCCGTTGCATGCCTCAGGTTCACGGTGCTTCAAAAGATGCTATTGATTATGTTAGAAAAGTATTCAAAACCGAAATCAACTCCGTTACCGACAATCCGAATATCTTCATTGAAGCAGATCAGATTATCTCAGGAGGAAACTTCCACGGACAGCCTTTAGCTTTAGCACTGGATTTTATGGCAATTGCTTTGGCAGAATTGGGCAGCATTTCTGAAAGAAGAACGTATCAGTTAATTTCAGGATTGCGCAATCTTCCGGCATTCTTAGTAGATAATCCGGGATTGAATTCAGGATTTATGATTCCGCAATATACAGCGGCAAGTATCGCAAGTCAGAACAAACAATTGGCTACACCTTCGAGTATAGACAGTATTGTTTCAAGTAACGGACAGGAAGATCACGTGAGTATGGGAGCAAACGGAGCTACAAAAGCATTGCGTGTTATGGACAACCTGGAGCGTATTTTAGCCATCGAATTAATGAACGCTTCACAGGCGATTGCTTACAGAGAACCTTTAAAATCAAGTGATTTTATTGAAACATTCTTAAGCAGTTACAGAGAAGTGGTGCCTTTGGTTAAAGAAGACAGAATCCTGCACTATGATATTAAAAAAACAGTTGAATTCCTTGACAGTTTTCAAATTGAAAACGATTTGTTAACAATGGCTTAA
- a CDS encoding homoserine kinase: MTQIKLFCPATIANLSCGFDVLGLCLDNAGDEMIVRKVAQKGVRITKIEGADLPLETEKNVSGVAALAMLETLDVDCGFEIEIYKHIKAGSGIGSSAASSAGAVFGINELLGRPYSRKDLVQFAMQGEKLASGNAHADNVAPALLGGFTLVRSYSPLDIIRIDSPEELFATVVHPQIELKTSDARSVLKQNVSLKSAIMQWGNVGGLVAGLYTKDYDLIGRSLHDEIVEPLRSVLIPGFDQIKQTAYENGALGSGISGSGPSIFALSRGKETANQIAKAMSDVYEKMNLPYEIHVSKINPDGVRIL; encoded by the coding sequence ATGACACAAATTAAACTATTTTGCCCGGCCACAATCGCGAATCTTTCGTGTGGATTTGATGTACTAGGGCTTTGCTTAGACAATGCGGGCGATGAAATGATCGTTCGAAAAGTAGCTCAAAAAGGAGTTCGAATTACCAAAATTGAGGGAGCCGATTTGCCTTTAGAGACTGAGAAAAACGTTTCGGGGGTTGCAGCTTTGGCCATGTTGGAGACACTTGACGTAGATTGCGGATTCGAAATCGAAATTTACAAACATATCAAAGCCGGAAGCGGAATCGGAAGCAGTGCTGCGAGTTCTGCCGGAGCGGTTTTTGGAATCAACGAATTGCTTGGGAGACCTTATTCCCGCAAAGATTTGGTACAATTTGCAATGCAGGGCGAAAAACTGGCCAGCGGAAACGCTCATGCTGATAATGTCGCTCCTGCCCTTTTAGGAGGTTTTACGCTCGTAAGAAGTTATAGTCCACTTGATATTATCCGAATTGACAGCCCCGAAGAATTGTTTGCTACGGTGGTACATCCTCAGATCGAATTGAAAACTTCGGATGCGCGTTCGGTACTAAAACAAAACGTTTCTCTTAAAAGTGCCATTATGCAATGGGGAAATGTGGGCGGATTAGTCGCCGGATTATACACCAAAGATTACGACTTAATCGGACGTTCGCTTCACGACGAAATTGTGGAGCCTTTACGAAGTGTTTTGATCCCGGGATTCGATCAAATCAAACAAACCGCTTACGAAAATGGCGCCTTAGGCTCCGGTATTTCAGGTTCCGGTCCTTCTATCTTCGCTTTAAGCCGTGGAAAAGAAACCGCAAACCAAATCGCCAAAGCCATGAGCGACGTTTACGAAAAAATGAATTTACCGTATGAAATTCACGTTTCGAAGATTAATCCCGATGGTGTAAGAATTTTATAA